One segment of Gammaproteobacteria bacterium DNA contains the following:
- a CDS encoding DUF1972 domain-containing protein: MEKIVEIAGIRGIPAKHGGFETFAEYLSLYLVARGWEVTVYCQKNGDDGPIIEDEWQGVRRFTIPVKKEGAMGTIIFDWRSIQHLIKSNQSSLVLTLGYNTAAFCLSYRFKGIRNLINMDGIEWRREKWRFHERAWLWLNERCGCWFGNHLIADHPAIKNHLATRVSRNKITMIPYGAQEITDADIIKLNALGLSPGRFITVIARPEPENSILEIVRAFSRKPRSVMLVMLGHYQDSKPFHRAVCQAASNEVLFPGAIYDKDIVEALRFYSRLYIHGHRVGGTNPSLVEALGAGNAVLAHDNCFNRWVAGDDAHYFTDEDDCARELDRLLDDDNEINRMRAASRQRFQEAFTWDQVLGQYEKLLLDWLDR, translated from the coding sequence ATGGAGAAAATTGTCGAAATTGCAGGCATTCGCGGTATCCCTGCCAAACATGGTGGCTTTGAGACTTTTGCGGAATATCTATCCCTTTATCTAGTCGCACGAGGATGGGAAGTCACAGTTTACTGCCAGAAAAACGGCGATGACGGTCCGATTATAGAAGATGAATGGCAAGGTGTGCGTCGTTTCACCATTCCCGTGAAAAAAGAAGGTGCAATGGGCACTATCATCTTCGACTGGCGCTCCATACAACACTTAATAAAATCAAACCAAAGCAGTCTGGTCTTGACGCTCGGCTACAATACTGCTGCTTTCTGTCTGTCCTACCGCTTCAAGGGCATTCGCAACCTGATCAATATGGACGGCATCGAATGGCGGCGCGAAAAATGGCGCTTTCACGAGCGCGCCTGGCTTTGGCTCAATGAACGCTGCGGCTGCTGGTTTGGTAATCACCTGATCGCTGATCACCCAGCAATCAAGAATCACCTTGCAACCCGTGTCTCTCGCAACAAAATCACCATGATCCCGTATGGCGCACAGGAAATTACTGATGCTGACATTATCAAATTAAACGCTCTGGGTCTTTCACCCGGACGCTTCATCACTGTTATCGCCCGTCCTGAACCGGAAAATTCTATTCTTGAAATTGTCCGCGCCTTCTCCCGAAAACCGCGCAGTGTAATGCTGGTCATGCTGGGTCACTACCAGGATAGTAAACCCTTCCATCGAGCTGTTTGCCAAGCTGCCAGCAACGAGGTGCTGTTCCCCGGAGCAATTTATGATAAGGACATTGTCGAAGCCCTGCGTTTCTACAGCCGTCTTTATATTCACGGGCATCGCGTCGGTGGCACTAATCCCTCGCTGGTTGAGGCGCTTGGTGCTGGAAATGCGGTGTTGGCCCACGACAACTGCTTTAACCGCTGGGTTGCAGGGGACGACGCTCACTACTTCACCGACGAAGACGACTGTGCAAGGGAACTGGATCGACTGCTGGACGATGACAATGAAATCAACCGGATGCGTGCCGCCAGTCGCCAGCGGTTCCAGGAAGCGTTCACCTGGGATCAGGTATTGGGTCAGTATGAAAAACTTTTATTGGACTGGCTCGATAGATAG
- a CDS encoding sulfotransferase: protein MLSYSLFEGRPLTTQGRWINPLIFALFNIEKRIPAPKSVQKPIFIVGTGRSGTTVLGIVLSIHPNVGFLNEPKAIWHSAYDREDLIGSYSREDAKYRLGALEATQSVKKSMHRLFGWYLTLTGSSRVVDKYPELVFRLPFVKKIFPDAKFLFLTRNGWDTCYSIQNWSKRLGKQKIRETHDWWGIDKRKWKLLVEQLVPEHPSLAAHTKEIAGFTRHTDMAAVEWIITMREGLRLQVEYPKDVHTVIYENLCLETSKTLTALREFCELAIDKKFDEYAKKILHPVEPKPPFELHPTIQAEFNVVMRELGYSSG from the coding sequence TTGTTGAGTTATAGCTTGTTTGAAGGACGGCCTCTAACAACACAAGGACGGTGGATCAATCCACTAATATTTGCACTTTTCAACATTGAAAAACGTATTCCAGCACCTAAGTCTGTCCAAAAACCAATTTTTATCGTCGGTACCGGAAGAAGTGGTACAACAGTTCTCGGTATTGTGTTATCTATTCATCCAAATGTGGGTTTTCTTAACGAACCAAAAGCTATATGGCACTCAGCTTACGATAGAGAAGATTTAATCGGTAGTTACTCACGCGAAGATGCTAAATACAGATTAGGAGCTTTAGAGGCTACACAATCAGTCAAAAAATCCATGCATCGATTATTTGGCTGGTATTTAACATTAACCGGATCTTCACGTGTAGTAGATAAGTACCCTGAGTTAGTTTTTCGTTTACCTTTTGTGAAAAAAATATTTCCAGACGCAAAATTTCTTTTCCTTACACGCAATGGATGGGACACTTGTTATTCCATACAGAACTGGTCAAAACGACTAGGTAAACAGAAAATTAGAGAAACTCACGACTGGTGGGGTATAGATAAACGTAAATGGAAACTTCTAGTAGAACAGTTAGTTCCAGAACATCCTAGTTTAGCGGCGCATACAAAAGAAATTGCTGGTTTTACTCGCCATACCGACATGGCTGCTGTGGAGTGGATTATTACGATGCGTGAAGGACTTCGACTACAAGTTGAATATCCTAAAGATGTTCACACTGTCATCTATGAGAATCTTTGCTTGGAAACATCGAAGACTCTAACAGCATTAAGAGAATTCTGCGAATTAGCAATTGACAAAAAATTTGACGAATATGCAAAAAAAATCCTGCACCCTGTTGAACCTAAACCTCCTTTTGAACTACATCCCACGATTCAAGCCGAATTTAATGTGGTAATGCGCGAATTAGGATACTCAAGTGGATAA
- a CDS encoding NAD-dependent epimerase/dehydratase family protein, translated as MRVLVLGGNGFIGSHLVDELRAIDCRIRVFDRNPNRYQKPHPFVDYRIGAFSDSAQIAEALQDVDIVFHLISTSVPSTSNLDPVADINGNLVGTVQLIQQMIKLGVKRIVYLSSGGTVYGNPTIEPVPETHPLNPICSYGVIKVAVENYLLMFKQLHAIKPVILRPSNPYGPRQGHIGVQGVISTFLQRLKDGDRIQIWGDGSVIRDYIYISDLVSLCVKAGFGDEVGVFNVGSGVGYSLNDLLEIIRRVSGKNLDVDYRSGRAFDVKKITLDIIKTRIEFDWQPKTDMETGIRAHWNWLSNLD; from the coding sequence ATGCGCGTACTAGTTCTGGGCGGTAATGGATTTATTGGTTCACATCTTGTTGACGAGCTAAGAGCAATCGATTGCCGAATTCGTGTTTTTGATCGCAATCCAAATCGCTATCAGAAACCCCATCCTTTTGTAGATTACCGTATTGGAGCATTTAGCGACTCTGCGCAGATTGCAGAGGCGTTGCAAGATGTGGACATTGTTTTTCACCTAATCAGTACATCTGTGCCGAGTACTTCAAACCTTGATCCTGTTGCTGATATCAATGGAAATTTAGTTGGTACTGTGCAGCTAATCCAACAAATGATTAAGCTAGGGGTTAAGCGTATTGTTTATCTTTCTTCTGGAGGCACAGTATATGGAAATCCAACTATCGAGCCAGTCCCAGAAACACATCCATTAAACCCGATTTGCTCGTATGGTGTAATCAAAGTAGCTGTTGAAAATTATCTATTAATGTTCAAACAATTGCATGCAATCAAACCTGTTATTCTTCGCCCATCTAATCCATATGGTCCTCGACAGGGGCATATTGGTGTGCAAGGTGTTATCTCCACTTTCTTACAAAGATTGAAGGATGGTGACCGAATTCAGATATGGGGAGACGGCTCGGTTATTCGCGATTACATTTATATTAGTGATCTTGTTTCTCTCTGTGTGAAAGCTGGCTTTGGTGACGAGGTCGGAGTATTCAATGTGGGAAGTGGTGTTGGTTATTCACTTAATGACTTGCTAGAAATAATCCGTAGGGTTTCCGGAAAAAATTTAGACGTTGATTACCGGTCAGGAAGAGCATTTGATGTTAAGAAGATTACTTTAGATATAATTAAAACAAGAATTGAGTTCGATTGGCAACCAAAAACTGATATGGAAACTGGTATAAGAGCGCACTGGAATTGGTTATCTAATCTTGATTAA
- a CDS encoding glycosyltransferase family 4 protein, producing the protein MKLLLTHKFFKLTGGAEVFFFETGRLLEEHGHEVVYFSTSTSDNRPSPYEKYFIDPPEYSDGNILRRAFNIKRMIYSLKAKEKFARLLDDTKPDLVHAFAIHVHLTPSILVAAYEADVPVVMSCNDYKHICPNYKLYHHGHICTDCRGKRFYKAIVNRCCKDSLAFSIASSLEAYSHNAMNIYSKYVDMYLFSSEFMARETENFWGVGSFCWDMLRNPFESRKYPYSPDYEDYGLYFGRLIDEKGVDILVSAAALAPTVRLKIVGNGPDAGKLKALANSLGLNNIEFVGSLWGTALDDILKRTRFVVVPSVWHENFPYVINQSFAFGKAVIGTDRGGIPELVKHGERGIVYPAHDIRLLADAMLDLWNNSEKAVEMGRRAKEYSDSEFNDEQQYEKLMSIYKKVLDARTSSGR; encoded by the coding sequence ATGAAATTATTACTAACTCATAAGTTCTTTAAGCTCACCGGAGGTGCTGAAGTATTTTTCTTTGAAACCGGCCGATTACTTGAAGAACATGGGCATGAGGTTGTTTATTTTTCAACCAGCACATCAGACAATAGACCTAGCCCATATGAAAAGTATTTTATTGATCCACCCGAGTACAGCGATGGTAATATTTTGAGACGTGCATTTAATATTAAGCGGATGATTTACTCACTCAAGGCAAAAGAAAAATTTGCTCGTTTGCTAGATGATACAAAACCTGATTTAGTACATGCGTTTGCTATTCATGTTCACTTAACGCCATCTATCCTGGTGGCGGCCTACGAAGCAGATGTGCCGGTGGTAATGTCCTGCAATGACTATAAGCACATCTGTCCGAATTACAAACTCTATCATCATGGACATATCTGTACTGATTGCCGAGGTAAGCGTTTCTATAAAGCTATTGTCAATCGTTGTTGTAAGGATTCACTGGCATTCAGTATTGCAAGCAGTCTGGAGGCTTACTCGCATAATGCCATGAATATCTATAGTAAGTATGTTGATATGTATTTGTTTTCAAGTGAATTTATGGCGCGTGAAACTGAAAATTTTTGGGGTGTGGGTTCATTTTGTTGGGATATGCTACGCAATCCATTTGAAAGCCGGAAATATCCATACAGTCCGGATTATGAAGATTATGGACTTTACTTTGGGCGATTGATTGATGAAAAAGGTGTAGATATACTTGTAAGCGCAGCAGCACTTGCACCAACAGTTCGCCTTAAAATTGTAGGTAACGGTCCTGACGCAGGAAAGCTCAAAGCTTTAGCTAACAGTCTTGGCTTAAATAATATTGAATTTGTTGGATCGCTTTGGGGTACTGCCTTAGATGATATATTGAAGAGAACCCGATTCGTTGTAGTTCCGTCTGTGTGGCATGAAAATTTTCCTTATGTTATCAATCAATCTTTTGCTTTTGGAAAGGCTGTAATTGGAACAGATCGTGGTGGAATTCCTGAATTGGTAAAGCACGGTGAGCGAGGAATTGTATACCCAGCTCACGATATAAGATTATTAGCAGATGCAATGCTTGATTTATGGAATAATTCGGAAAAAGCAGTCGAAATGGGACGTAGAGCTAAAGAATATTCTGATTCGGAATTTAACGATGAACAGCAATACGAAAAGTTAATGAGTATTTATAAAAAGGTGCTAGATGCGCGTACTAGTTCTGGGCGGTAA
- a CDS encoding sulfotransferase: MLPNFLIVGAAKAGTTSLFEYLGEHPQIFTPAKKEPKFFSYGCYPSPLKGPGDDLVESQIVKNFDEYKKLFDNSDAYPLRGEASPDSLYYWNGAIPKIKKILGDVKIIIMIRNPANRAFSNYMHLIRDGRETLNFEAALDAEEYRINQNYEFFWHYRACGMLSDAVYSYCKEFTNVKIIIFEEWIKNLNEEMGEIYQFLGVDYYPFASMGQVHNESGIPKNLVLQRIIHPKGFSKKVIRGFFKTIRLYSLAKMLRNKLRSANLDKSTKINPITYERLMSFYENDIIKLESCLERPIKLWKI, encoded by the coding sequence ATGTTACCAAACTTTCTAATTGTTGGTGCTGCTAAAGCAGGAACCACCTCGCTTTTCGAGTATTTAGGAGAACATCCGCAAATATTTACTCCTGCCAAGAAGGAACCGAAATTTTTTTCGTATGGCTGCTACCCATCTCCACTAAAAGGCCCTGGTGATGACTTAGTAGAGTCTCAAATAGTCAAAAATTTCGATGAATATAAGAAATTATTTGACAATTCTGATGCATATCCTTTGCGTGGTGAAGCAAGTCCTGACTCGCTTTACTACTGGAATGGCGCAATCCCAAAGATTAAAAAAATATTAGGGGACGTTAAGATTATAATAATGATTAGAAATCCTGCAAATAGGGCATTCTCAAATTACATGCATTTAATAAGAGATGGCCGAGAAACTTTGAATTTTGAAGCGGCGCTTGATGCAGAGGAATATCGCATTAACCAAAACTATGAGTTCTTTTGGCACTACCGAGCATGTGGAATGTTAAGTGATGCAGTTTATTCGTATTGTAAAGAATTTACTAATGTGAAAATAATAATATTTGAAGAATGGATAAAAAACCTTAATGAAGAAATGGGAGAAATATATCAATTTTTGGGGGTGGATTACTATCCTTTTGCATCGATGGGTCAAGTTCATAATGAGTCTGGAATCCCCAAAAATTTAGTTTTGCAGAGAATAATCCATCCAAAAGGTTTTTCTAAAAAGGTTATTCGTGGTTTTTTTAAGACAATCCGTCTGTACTCATTAGCAAAAATGCTACGTAACAAACTTCGTAGTGCAAATCTTGACAAATCAACCAAGATTAATCCAATTACTTATGAGAGATTAATGTCTTTTTATGAAAATGATATAATCAAGCTAGAATCTTGCTTAGAAAGACCCATAAAACTATGGAAAATATAA
- a CDS encoding O-antigen ligase family protein, whose translation MLQQPTMLIYMLGLYFFILSLEPFLKFKLGDFFDLIDFIFLGFFYFCYVAEKNIQGKFYKTEALFSIVITVWIISSLIQGVSPVESVYSIFIELKYVPIAFLLLSCSIKRIHIIRFLRISLLVIGIQWLIGFLQIVGGEQVTLFFLNDYILSKPEYRTSGILQNVVSGTLLSKNFFSFIILISIVIVYKLKRFLFDERSHVPIYYMLGGVILILVAASKTVWLLLFSVILVVLFSEWIKRPLLLVTLMFFSLVALITVFSLSNSENSAFSFIADRFSSLFDISYYEHITTVGRITYALATLNILSDSPLIGIGAGNWGSIVYYKLATSREENVLAGGYYIPKGVFQDNNLASIAGQHGLLGFILFIVFLLKIWKNLSMIRYSHVDFDIALFSSMRTVLFLFIVMAVTTSPFQAKPIALLFWILIGLSLAYSNALIIRKHNLVVD comes from the coding sequence GTGCTACAACAACCAACAATGTTAATTTATATGTTAGGCCTTTATTTTTTTATTCTAAGCCTAGAACCTTTTTTAAAGTTTAAGTTAGGCGATTTTTTTGACTTAATCGACTTTATCTTTTTGGGTTTTTTCTATTTTTGCTATGTAGCAGAAAAAAATATTCAGGGAAAATTTTATAAGACTGAGGCACTGTTTTCTATTGTTATCACTGTATGGATAATATCAAGCCTAATTCAAGGTGTATCCCCTGTAGAATCAGTTTACTCTATCTTTATAGAATTGAAATATGTTCCTATTGCCTTTCTACTTTTATCTTGTTCGATAAAAAGAATTCATATTATAAGATTCTTACGAATAAGTCTTTTAGTTATTGGAATCCAATGGTTAATTGGATTTCTTCAAATCGTTGGGGGTGAGCAAGTAACTCTCTTTTTCTTGAATGACTATATTTTATCAAAGCCTGAATATAGAACATCGGGAATATTGCAAAATGTTGTATCTGGGACATTGCTGAGTAAGAATTTTTTTTCTTTTATTATTTTGATTTCAATAGTGATAGTCTATAAATTAAAAAGATTTTTGTTCGATGAAAGGTCTCATGTCCCAATTTACTATATGTTAGGCGGAGTAATTTTGATTTTGGTTGCTGCGTCAAAAACTGTTTGGTTACTTTTGTTTAGTGTTATATTGGTTGTACTTTTCTCAGAATGGATAAAACGTCCTCTTTTACTAGTGACTTTAATGTTTTTTTCTCTTGTTGCGCTAATTACCGTTTTTTCACTAAGCAATAGCGAGAATAGCGCATTTTCATTTATAGCTGATCGGTTCTCGTCTTTATTTGATATTAGTTACTACGAGCATATCACTACTGTAGGCCGAATAACGTATGCACTTGCAACTTTAAATATCTTATCGGATTCACCTTTAATAGGTATAGGCGCTGGAAATTGGGGGAGCATCGTTTACTATAAATTAGCAACTTCTAGAGAAGAAAATGTTTTGGCTGGTGGATACTATATTCCGAAAGGTGTTTTTCAAGACAATAATCTTGCTTCCATAGCTGGTCAACATGGTTTATTAGGATTTATCCTTTTTATAGTCTTTCTATTAAAAATATGGAAAAATTTGAGTATGATTCGCTATTCGCATGTTGACTTTGATATAGCACTCTTCAGCAGTATGCGAACAGTGCTTTTTTTATTTATAGTAATGGCTGTAACAACATCCCCTTTTCAAGCGAAGCCTATAGCCTTGCTATTTTGGATATTGATAGGCCTAAGTTTAGCATATTCAAATGCTCTAATCATTAGAAAACATAATTTAGTAGTAGACTGA
- a CDS encoding glycosyltransferase family 2 protein, which translates to MSAISVIIATFNRPDDLRICLEHILRQVIQPIEVIIVDSSPNDRSRVVVESFNDDLLRYFSSIKGLTRQRNLGIGKLNPNSEWCLFLDDDAVVDINCIKKFKEIIKLNNNDSNLGGVGGIDGNMSPTSFMRRLFLLPEFSFNRAGLKKSGYAVYPIAAGTQVIETQALNGFMMAYATKVFRDFLFDEHFSDYGYGEDLDFSCRVAGKYRLIIDTSWRCEHRQSPVSRLSLKRLFKMQLVNHHYWFRKNKKICGFRWVDFFVSEFGRFIHSLSAAAKFRSISPIIGYIEGAYLISKKSLQ; encoded by the coding sequence ATGAGCGCCATATCGGTAATAATTGCGACATTTAACAGACCAGACGATCTTAGAATTTGTTTGGAGCATATATTGCGGCAAGTCATTCAACCAATAGAGGTAATTATCGTTGACTCAAGTCCTAATGACAGAAGTAGAGTTGTTGTTGAATCATTTAATGATGATCTTTTACGTTATTTTAGTTCGATCAAGGGATTAACTCGCCAACGTAATTTGGGGATTGGCAAGCTAAACCCAAATAGTGAGTGGTGTTTGTTTTTGGATGATGATGCAGTTGTGGATATAAATTGTATTAAAAAATTTAAAGAAATTATAAAGTTGAATAATAATGATAGTAATTTAGGTGGAGTTGGTGGGATTGATGGGAATATGTCGCCTACGTCTTTTATGCGTCGGCTTTTTCTCCTACCAGAGTTTTCTTTTAATCGTGCGGGGTTAAAGAAATCAGGTTATGCTGTTTATCCCATAGCAGCAGGTACTCAGGTAATTGAAACTCAAGCTCTCAATGGCTTTATGATGGCATATGCTACAAAAGTCTTTCGAGATTTTCTGTTTGATGAACATTTTTCTGATTATGGTTATGGAGAAGATTTAGATTTTTCTTGTCGAGTTGCTGGGAAGTATCGTTTAATAATAGATACAAGCTGGCGATGCGAACACAGGCAGTCTCCTGTTTCAAGGCTTTCACTTAAAAGATTGTTCAAGATGCAGCTTGTAAATCACCATTACTGGTTCAGAAAAAATAAGAAAATATGTGGCTTTCGATGGGTAGACTTTTTTGTCTCTGAGTTTGGACGCTTTATCCATAGTTTGTCGGCCGCTGCTAAATTTCGCAGTATATCGCCCATTATCGGATATATTGAAGGCGCTTATCTCATTTCTAAAAAATCCTTACAGTAG
- a CDS encoding flippase, with protein MKVLSLQFTQMDGHLRELLRGASTAASLKFLAALAAFGLNLLIARMLGPEGSGIYYLAFTLVTIAAVIARFGLDNTLIRFIAAAESAGRYARVQGVYRLGFKLTVVISLVLAGVMFASAHWIATVVFNEAALSLPLQVMSLAVPPFALFVIHAQALQGMKRIRDAIATLSVIAPALMILLSPLLIIQFGVAGASAAYVMAAVVTLGFGVWRWRISTNHHPQEAGRFSIEELFSSSVPLFWVAIMNLIVAWMPTLMLGVFSTTYEVGLFNAANRTAMLVSFVLVAVNSIAAPKFAELHQQGDLAALRNVVKSSTRLMILAASPALMMFLFFPGAFLHLFGSKFEAAGNFLRIMACGQFVNVATGSVGYLLMMTGNERALRRITIVSASGAIVLCLILIPVYGALGASIATAFVVATQNILYYFSARKLVFSSEPLISK; from the coding sequence CTTCAATTTACCCAGATGGATGGCCACCTGCGCGAGTTGCTGCGGGGAGCCAGTACGGCGGCGTCGCTGAAGTTTCTGGCGGCGCTTGCAGCTTTCGGATTGAATCTGTTGATTGCCCGGATGTTGGGACCGGAGGGTTCGGGTATTTACTATTTGGCGTTTACTCTGGTCACGATTGCTGCAGTCATAGCGCGTTTTGGCCTGGATAATACGTTGATCCGGTTTATCGCGGCGGCGGAGTCGGCTGGGCGCTATGCGCGGGTGCAGGGGGTTTACCGTCTTGGCTTCAAGTTGACAGTGGTGATTTCTTTGGTGCTGGCAGGAGTCATGTTCGCGTCCGCCCACTGGATAGCGACTGTGGTTTTCAACGAAGCCGCGCTTTCGTTGCCTTTGCAAGTGATGAGTCTTGCAGTGCCACCCTTTGCGCTGTTTGTGATTCATGCGCAGGCGTTGCAAGGAATGAAACGCATTCGCGACGCAATTGCGACGTTGAGTGTGATCGCGCCGGCGTTGATGATTTTGTTAAGCCCGTTGTTGATTATTCAGTTTGGTGTAGCGGGTGCGTCAGCGGCTTATGTAATGGCTGCGGTGGTAACGCTCGGTTTCGGGGTTTGGCGGTGGAGGATATCGACGAATCACCATCCGCAGGAAGCTGGGCGGTTTTCTATAGAAGAACTGTTCAGTTCCTCTGTACCGCTTTTCTGGGTGGCAATCATGAATTTGATTGTTGCTTGGATGCCGACGTTGATGTTGGGTGTTTTTTCCACGACTTATGAAGTGGGATTGTTCAATGCGGCTAACCGCACGGCGATGTTGGTGAGCTTTGTTCTGGTGGCGGTAAATAGCATTGCCGCGCCGAAGTTTGCCGAGTTGCATCAACAGGGCGATCTGGCTGCATTAAGAAATGTGGTGAAGTCATCAACGAGATTGATGATCTTGGCTGCTTCTCCGGCGCTCATGATGTTTTTGTTTTTTCCAGGTGCTTTTCTGCATCTTTTTGGGAGTAAATTTGAGGCTGCCGGGAATTTTCTTCGCATTATGGCTTGCGGTCAGTTTGTGAATGTTGCGACTGGCAGTGTCGGCTATCTGTTGATGATGACCGGGAACGAACGTGCACTGCGTCGGATAACGATTGTGTCAGCATCAGGTGCAATAGTTCTTTGTTTGATTTTGATTCCGGTTTATGGAGCCTTGGGGGCGTCAATTGCTACGGCTTTTGTAGTTGCAACACAAAATATTTTGTATTATTTTTCCGCTAGAAAACTAGTTTTTTCGAGTGAACCCTTGATCTCGAAATAG